The Hornefia porci genome contains the following window.
CGCCATCGCGGTCAACGCCAAGACCTCCCGCCCCTCTGTGTGCAACGCGGCGGAAAAGCTTCTGATTCACCGGGAAATCGCGGACAGGGCTCTGCCGGTTATCGGAAAGCGGCTTCGCGAAAAGGAAGTCGAGCTCAGGGGTGACGACGCCTCACGGGAGATTTTCCGCGATATGCGCCCGGCGACGGATGAGGACTGGGGAAAAGAATATGTCGATTTAATCATGGGTGTGCGGATTGTGGATTCCATCGAGGAGGCCATCCGGCACATCGAACGCTGGTCCACACATCACAGTGACTGCATCGTCACGGAGGACCCCGCCGCCGCGGCAAAGTTCCAGGCAGAGGTGGATTCCGCAGCGGTGTATCACAACGCTTCGACCCGATTTACGGACGGCGGCGAACTGGGCCTGGGCGCAGAAATCGGCATCTCCACCCAGAAACTCCACGCCAGAGGCCCCATGGGCGTAAACCAGCTGGTCACCTACAAGTACGTCATCGACGGGAATGGGCAGATTCGATAAAAATTCTTTGATTTTTTTGTTGACAAAACCAAATCCGGGTAGTATGATAGAGAAAAATCAATATTGAAAACCGTTGAAGGAGAAGAGTACATGCGGAAACCGCCTTTGGAGAGAGCAGCCGATGGTGAGATGGCGCAGGCACGGGCCGTATGGAATGGACTCCCGAGGGCAAACCGAACAGGCAACTCAGTAGGGGCGACGGAGAAGCAGCTCCGTGAACAAAGGCAGCATATGATTGTATGCGCAGAGCGGGCGCGCAAGCGTCAAGCCGGGTGGCACCGCAAGAGAGGATTACGGCTCTTGTCCCAGCATTTTCAGGTTGGGACGGGAGTCTTTTTTGTGCGGAGCGCAGACCGGCACTGCCGTCCCCCAGCAGAATACAAGGAGGAGACATTACCATGACTGACAAAGAAAAGAAAATCCCTTACAAAATCTATCTCTCTGAGAACGAAATGCCGACGCAGTACTATAACGTCAGAGCCGATATGAAAAAGAAACCGGCTCCGCTGCTGAACCCCGGCACGCTGAAGCCCATGACCGCCGAAGAGCTGGGGCATGTCTTCTGCGACGAGCTTGTACAGCAGGAGTTGAACGAGACGGATCCCTACATCGATATTCCGGAGGAAATCCGTAACTTCTACAAAATGTACCGTCCCTCTCCGCTGGTCCGGGCTTACTGCCTGGAGGAGAAGCTTCAGACGCCGGCGAAGATCTACTACAAATTTGAAGGGAACAACACCAGCGGCTCCCATAAGCTGAACTCCGCCATCGCTCAGGCCTATTACGCCAAGAAGCAGGGACTGAAAGGCGTCACCACCGAGACCGGCGCCGGCCAGTGGGGGACAGCCCTTTCCATGGCCTGCTCCTACTTCGGACTGGACTGCAAGGTCTTCATGGTCAAGGTCTCCTATGAGCAGAAGCCCTTCCGCCGGGAGGTTATGAGAACTTACGGCGCCTCCGTCACGCCGTCGCCTTCTATGGAGACGGAAGTCGGAAAGAAGATTAACGCGGAATTCCCGGGAACCACCGGTTCTCTGGGCTGCGCCATCTCCGAAGCGGTGGAGGTCGCCACCTCTACTGAGGGATACCGTTATGTTCTGGGCAGCGTACTGAGCCAGGTTCTGCTCCATCAGAGTGTGATCGGTCTGGAAACAAAGATCGCGCTGGACAAATATGATATCCGGCCGGACATCATCATCGGCTGCGCCGGCGGCGGCTCCAACCTGGGCGGCCTGATCTCACCGTTCGCGGGCGAAATGCTCCGGGGCGAAGCGGATTACCGCATCATCGCGGTGGAGCCGAAGTCCTGTCCGTCACTGACCAGAGGCAAGTATGTATACGACTTCTGCGACACCGGCGAGGTCTGCCCGCTGGCCAAGATGTACACCCTCGGAAGCCAGTTCATCCCATCCCCGAATCATGCGGGCGGGCTCCGTTTCCACGGCATGAGCTCCATCGTTTCCGAGCTTTACGATCAGGGATACATTGAAGCGAGAGCCTACGAGCAGACGGAAGTCTTCGCCGCGGCTGAGGAATTCGCGCGCTGCGAGGGTATTCTACCGGCGCCGGAAAGCAGCCACGCGATTAAGGGGGCGATGGATGAGGCGCTGAAATGCAAGGAAACCGGAGAGGAAAAGACAATCGTCTTCGGCCTCACCGGCACAGGCTATTTCGACCTGACGGCCTACCAGCAGTTCAACGACGGAACCATGACCGATTCCATTCCCACCGATGAAGACATCGCCGCCAGCCTTGCCAAGGTACCGCAGTTCCCCGGCAACGAAACGAAATAGAAATAAAGTAAATACCCATAATATAAAATCCGAAGCTGCCCGTATTCTCGCGGCTTCGGATTTTATTCTGCCGATATCACCGGTTTTCGTTATTTTTCCGGTTCGAGTAATATTTTTCCAGTTCCTCCAGATACTCGTCGGTATACCTGACTTTGTGCCTGCTGAATTTTTTTATCTGGTGCGAAATCTCCTTCTCTTCTTTGTCGAGCTTTTTCGTTCCACTGTTTTCATATTCTATTTGAACATTCCAGACATAGGTTCCAATGTTCTTTGTCAGCGCCGCCACCTTACTTTTCCGCAGAGCTTCCTGCTCCTCTTCTTCTGCATAATATGTGGTAAGCTTCTGAAAAAATCCCGCTCCGTATTCTGCTTTCATTATCGCGGTTTCGCTCTGCCTCACTTTCAGACAATTATCCAGCATCACATCCAGGTTCTTCCTGACCCTCTTTTTCATTTCACTGCTGAGTTGTCCCTCTCTCTGAATCGAAACCACAATCAGCTCGGCTTCTTTATATGCTTTTTCCCATTGCTCCATGATTTTCTTCTGCCGAATGCTTTCTTCAGTTTCTGTCCGGGTTTCATTTTCTGCACATCCCGTCAGAATAAGTACGAGCATCAGCAATATCATGGAGAATTCAGCCATTCTCTTCATCGCACCCCTCCTGCAGCATCAGTTTTCCTGAATCCATCAGGAGCACCTCGTCGCACATATTTCTCAAATCATTGTCATGGTGTGTGGCAATCACGATAAGCGCCCCACGTTTCTTTTCCTGTTGAATCACATCATAAATCTGCTGCACGCCTTTATGATCAACAGCATTTGTCGGTTCGTCCAGTAATATTATTTTCTGTTTCTCAAAGAATGCCTGTGCGATATTCAGTCTCTGTTTCATCCCCAGAGAGAATTTCCGGACTTTTAATTCTGATTCCGGGTCAAGCCCTACCCTTTCCAATGCAAGCCTGATGTCATCCTGCGACGCCACGTTTTTAATCTTTGAAAGACGGATAAGATTCTCATATGCCGTATAGTATGGCAGAAGTTCCATATTCTCAATTACAACGCCTACATCCGGCAGCATGGGAATCTCCTCATGCAGTATTTTTCCTTCATAGATAACCTTTCCTTCTGTAGGACGAATCAGGCCGGAAAGCATTCTCAAAAGCATTGTTTTCCCTGATCCGTTAACGCCAAACAGCCCGTATACCACGCCGCTCTCAAATGTATAGGAAATATCATCCAGCACAGTTTTCTTTTTCAATCTCTTTGTCACATGAACTAATTCTAACATTTCCCCCTCCTAAATTATATCTGACCTGATGTAAATCCGACAAAAAACTATTGATACTAAAAAAGCCAATCCAATTACATACAGTATATCACTCATCGGGAAATCAGAGACCGCATAAAAATTGGATTTGCCCGCGTCATTTGAAAATGCATAATACGCCGGAAACAGCAGCCCGATAAATCTGTTTTTTCCGTCGCTGTTCAACAATATCGGCAACACGACGGAAAGGATGAAATACAGATTGGCAATTATAAATGAGACTGTCATATCTGTGAACAACTCAAGAAAATACATGATTATAGTTACAAAAAACAGCCCTGAATAATATCTGAATATCTCCTGTAACCACACTTCTGTTTTCAATTCGCCGGCCGCCTGATGAAATATCAGAAAGAAAATCAATACCTCCGCAGTTACTATCATCGCTAATTGCGCAGCGGCGCCCGAAAACGCATTTCCGATAATATGATATCTGCTCTTATTTCGTACGATTTCAAGCACTGCATAGCCGGAAATCAGATTTCCGGCACCGCCCCAGAAAATCAGCAGAATAAACGGAACCACAAAGTACACCTTCATAAGCGACAGCACGATCCCGGATGCGCCGGAAATGTGCGGTTCGAGTTCACAGAACATCAGCGGACTTTCATAACCGATAAGATATTTTCCGGCTAATGCCTGAAACAACACGGCACAAAGCAAAACGACATATGTTCCCTGTTTGTTCAGATTATTGCATAACATCCCTTTTCTCCTCAACCGCTCCGGCGATAATACACAGCGCTACAGCTTTTGTTACACACAATATCATTGTAAATACAACCTCCGGCAAGCCGCAGGATCCTTTAAAATACGCCCCCGGTGCCGAGAGGCTCCGAGGGAAGAGGAATTCCTGAAAATGGACGAATACGGCAGGATAAAGCTGATATTCCACCACGTTTATTAAAACCACAATAACTACGGAAATCACAATTCTGTGCAATATCTTCCTCAGAATTATAAATATCAAAGACATACACAGGAAATACAGACCTCCTATTCCGAAATCGATGGCGAGGCTCCACGCCAGCTTAATATATGCTTCTTCCGTCAGCCTGAACACATTGCAGATAAACAAGACAGACGCCGTCTGATGTATCGCCATAAATGTAATCGAATATAACAGGATATGTCTGATTTCCCTATTGACATAATCCTGCCTCGATGAACATCTGCATATGATCACACTCTCGCTGCGCGGCAGTGCAATCTGAACAGCAATCAGAAAAAAGCAGCAATAAATTTTCATATATGCATTCGCGCCAAAATATCCATGCTTACTTAACATTTCGCCGACAAGATACTCATCGTCAAAACCGAAATCCCTCAATGTAACCAATGGAGATGTCGATAAAATGCAATCCGCCGCCAGAAACCCGATATATGCCGTTACAATTAAAATCACTCCAACGCGCTCACTCTTATTTTCCAGAAACATAATACCCTTATCAATATCAAATACCCTGCAGTAACAATCAGAAATATCGGCAGCAATGTTTCAAAATCATATTCTGTAAAAGGCTGCATCACCAGTAATAGTGACGAATTGGTTGACGTAGGAACAAACCACAGAAAAAAGGTCACCGTATAAACTATTTTTCTATCTGCCGTCACTAGCGCAAGGGCCGTTCCCACTGTCGATATCAGCCCTGCCAAAAAGGCTGTAACAAAAATAAATCCCAGATTGGCCAGAAACGGATGTGCATTGCTTAAATTATACAACAGGTTTTCAGGGGAATCATCCATCTCTATTGGAATATATTTCCCTCCATGACACAGTATTGACACCAGTCCTAAATTTATCAGCAAGGCAATGCTGACCAGGAAAAAAACAAATACAAATGAACACTTTATGTTCTCTGTGTAATATGCATTTCTTCCCATTCTCCCCATGAGCGCCCGGTGATAACCTCTATGCCGGTCCTCCAGAGGTCCCTCCCCCGTTATAACCAATGTATAAAGCGGAAGAAACCACAGCAGTATAATCTGAACCAGATGATCTGTCGTATTGCTGGCTAAAAATGTCCCATATGCGGGGGCAATTGTGCTGCCCCCGCTTCTAATCAGATTACAGCAATATATTACAATATCCAAAACAGGTAACAGAAGAACGATGAGTGTAACACAACATCTGATTTTGTTTCCATAAATTCTGGCAACAAAGTCTTTCATAAACATAATCTGCCCTCAACCCACATCAGATTTTCATTCCCTGAGTACATTTCCTCTCAATCAGGTCTTGTCGTATTACCGTTGCTGCTATCTCCTCGCAAGGCTTCAAGTATCTTATACAAAAGCTCCTCGATATTGGATTTTTTGCGACAAAGCCTGACGATGGCATAGATTATTGCTCCATAGATCGCTAAATTTACAATCAAAACAATCTCATTTAAAAATGGCATATCTTCCTCCTCCCATAACCACTGTATTAATATTCCCATGCAGATTTAAATAATTATTCACATATTTCTCACTTCTATGCTCTTATATTAACATTTCAACAATTTCCCGTCAACCGAAACTCAAAAACGGGCAGCTGCCGCTGCCCGGAAAACAATTCATTTTAATTTAATGCGCGCTCACACCGAATCTCTCTCCTTTGCGGTTCCGTTCTGGAATCGATCCACCAGAAAGGCAAACAGCAGCGCCTCGATTCCGATGCAGAGCCATTTCAGGAAAACCGAGGGAATCTTTGTCAACGCCTCCATGGCAAACACCTGCGCCACAATCAGAACGACTGTTTTGTCGTCAAGACCGCTCCCCGCCCTGCTCCTACCTTTCTGCTTTTCCTTTTTCACGGACACTCCGATAAACAGCATCATTACCGCAAGCACCGCCGCGATCAGAATCAGATGAAGGATGCCGGCGGTAAACATTTCTATTGCGGCAACAGACATCACACATACAAGAGTAATAATTACAATACGAATATTCATTTTCTGTTTCGTCCTCTCCATACTACAGGCAATATCGGTTTTTTTGTCGACACATCACTCCCTCCGTTCCCCTTCTATTAGTATATATATATATATATACGATAAAGCAACGTAAACGGGGACACAAAAAAGAAATTTTCTTCATTTTCCGGAGGGAAAATCTGATTTAAAAGGATTCTTCGGATTTCTGCGTGGTTTCCAAATACGGATATCACCGCGACCTGACCGCCGCCTTCACCGCTTCCGCTCCAGTGAGAGCACCGTGCCGATGGCACAGAGGACAACGAATACCAGGAAGCACCAGTGCATGGTTTTTACCAGCTGAGAAGGTGCAGCCTCCGTCAGAGCCGCGTTTCCGAGGCCCATTCCGACAACGATGGTCACGATGGCCATGCTGGCGGAATGTCCGAAGGTCCGCATGGTCGCCAGAATGGAGTTGGCCACGCTGTACTCATCTTTGTTCACGCAGCTCATAACAGCGTTGGTGTTCGGCGAAGAAAACAGCGCGAAACCGAAGCCCTCCACGACAAACGCGGCGATAATCCACGCGAAGGGAGTATAGAGACCGAGAAGGGAAAACATCACCAGCCCCGCCACACAGAGCCCCATCCCCAGGCTGGCCAGCTTGTAGGGCGGCACCCGGTCCGACAGCCTCCCCATCAGCGGCGAAAAGAGCGCCTGCACCGCCGGCATGCAGATCAGAATGACGCCGGCCGTCTGGGAGGAATAACCCATAACCACCTGCAGATAGATGCTGACCAGATAACTGATGGCGAATGTCGCGCCGTAATTCAGGAGAGCCGCCAGGTTCGAGAACGCGAACACTCTGTCACGGGTGAACATCGTGAGCCTGATAACCGGATCCTCCGCTCTCTGCTCCACCAGGATAAACGCCGCCGCGAGAGCCAGACCGCAGATCAGAATGAGCCATCCGTAACGGGAAATCGTCAGATTCGTCAGTCCGTAGAGAATCAGAGAAATCATCGCGATGAAAAGCAGGTTCCCCGCCGCGTCAGTCCGGCACTGCGGAGGGTCGGGCTTTGTTTTCGGCGCGCCCGCCCATGCCAGAACAAAGGAAAGTACCGTGCAGAAGAAGGTCACCGCAAAGATGGACTGCCATCCCATACGATGGTTCAGGATTCCGCCGATCACCGGTCCCATGGACAGTCCGACATACGTTGCCGCAGTGGAGATTCCCAGGACTCTTCCCCTTTCCGATCCCGGAAACACGCTGATCAGCAGGGCGTTGTTCGTCGCATAGATCATAGACGCCGCCACTCCCTGCAATCCGCGGAACAGTATCATCATCCAGATATTCACGGAAAAAATACAGAGCACCGACAGCACGCCAAAAGAGGCGATGCCGATCAGCAGCACACGTCGCCTTCCGGTGGCGTCCGCCAGCTTCCCCATAGGTACACTGAATGCGGCGACCGTGAGCGTGAAGGCAGTGACCACCCATCCCACCAGCGCTGCACTGACCTGAAACTGCTCCTCAAGCGCCGGCACCGACAGATTAAGCGCACTTCCCATAAACGTCGTGATAAAGGCGGTGACCACCGTCATCCGCAGGGTGTTCTTCTGTTGTCTGATCGTTATCTCCGTCACGGCTTTCCTGTCCTGTCTTCCTTTCCGTTTTTACTTCTTGATGAACTCTGTGTAAATCGCCTGGACTCCGTTTCTGTAATCACCTTCGTCGATTCCCACCAGCGTACTGATGCCCTCTACGCCGTAGTCGATCATCCGCACGTTGATCCGGCGGGAGGCCAGCGCGGTCAGAACCTTGGCGCCGATCGCCGGCGAGCTGCTCATGAACCGGCTCACCACCGCGATCATGGCGATTCCCGTTGCAGCCGTTACTTTGTCGGCGCTGACCGCAGACCGTATCTGCGCTGTCAGCTCACGGACATGCCCGCGGATGTCTTTTTCGTTCACAAAGATATTCAGGCTGTCCACGCCGGTCAGGATATTCAGAATCGGAATTCTCTGTTCCCCGAAGATACGCATCACCGTCGTCCGCAGAGCTTCATCCTCGTTTAGACGCTCTTTTTCCACTACAATACTCGCATACCCCGTGCCGCCGGAAATTCCGGAAATTTTCAGCACCGACGGATAGTAGTCGGCGTTCTTCACGATCAGTGTGCCGGGATCCTGCGGCCGGTCCGTATTACGGATATTGATGGGAATTCCCATTTTCCGCACAGGGAACACCACATCCTCATGCATGACCTCAGCGCCCATGAACGCCAGCTCCCGCAGTTCTTTGTACGTGATCACCGGTACCGGAAGCGGATTTTTCACCACCTTCGGATCCGCCATCAGAAGGCCGCTGACATCCGTCCAGTTCTCGTAGATATCCGCAGTCACTCCGGCGGCAACCGCCGCCCCCGTGATATCCGAGCCTCCCCGCGGAAAGGTCACGATGCGTCCGTCCGTCCCAGATCCGTAGAAGCCCGGAATCACAGCACGTTCATGGCCGGAAAGGACCTCGGCGATCCGGCGGCGGCTCTCCCTCTCAAGAAAGTTACCCTGTCCGTCGAAGAGAATCAGTTCTGCCGCGTCCACAAAATCCGCCCCGATATATTCCGCCATGATCCGCGCACAGAGATATTCCCCCGACTGATCAGAAAGGCGTCCGAACCGTTCTGTTCATAGTCCCGCCGTATCTTCTCCAGCTCTGCGTCCAGGTCGAAGGAGAGCTTCAGGCCCCGAACAATTTCGCGGAACCGGCTCGTGATGTCGATGAACCGCTGATCCATAAGCTCCGGGTTTCCGGCGCACTCGATGAGCATGTCCGTAATCTTGACATCGTCCTTTCTCCGCTTTCCCGGCGCAGACACAACAATATACCTCCTGGCCGGATCCTCCCGGAGAATGCCGGCGACCTTCTGGAACTGCACCGCCGTCGCCAGAGATGTCCCTCCGAACTTCGCCACCTTCAGATCAGCCCGTTCCTGCAGCGCCGGAGCCAGATCCTCCCTGCTGATGGTGCTGATATCATATGGCGTGGACTGATAAACGAAATAGTTCAGCCAGTTGGAGTACAGCAGATTGGCGCAGGATCGCCAGCGCACCACCGGCGGCTGCGTGTCGTCATCCTCCGGAAAATAGTGGTCGGGGACAGCCGGATCCAGTCCCGCTTTTTTGTCCCTGAGATACTCGTTCAGCAATGTGTCCCAGTCATATTCAGAATGTCCCATCACAAAGATCTGGCGGTCGTTTTCCGACTTCACGGCGAAGACTCCCGCCTCCGGGGAGCTGGCGATCACCTTCAGTTCGCTCACCGCCTCGATGTCCTCCCGGTTCACCGTAGTATTTCTGGAGTGCGGCACATAAAACACGTCGTCGAAGCCCCGGAACAGCATCCCGTTTTTGTAGTCCAGGTGATGCTCATAGACGCCGGACAGTTTCTTCTGCAGGACGTGCTTGGGAATCCCGTAATGGTAATACAGCGCCGCCTGCGCTCCCCAGCAGATATGGAATGTGCTGTGAACGTGACTCTTGCTCCACTCCATGATTTCACAAAGCTCGTCCCAGTATTCTACCTCCTCGAATTCCATGAGTTCAACCGGCGCGCCGGTGATAATCATCCCGTCATAATAATTGTTTCTGATCTCGTGAAAGGTCTTATAAAAGGCCAGCATATGCTCCTGCGAAACATTGCGCGCTTTATGTGTGCCGGTCTGCAGAAGCTCCAGCTCGATCTGCAGCGGCGTGTTTCCCAGAAGCCGCGTCAGCTGTGTTTCCGTCTCTATCTTGGTAGGCATCAGGTTCAGCAGCAGAATATGCAAAGGACGGATATCCTGCGTCATCGCCCTGGCATCCGTCATCACAAATACATTTTCCTTTGTTAAGGTATCCACCGCCGGCAGATTATTTGGTACTTTAATAGGCATACCGACCACCCCCTGATCTGTCATCCGTTACAAAATAATACAAACTGAATTTTATCACAAGACGCCGCATATTGCAAAGGAAACACGCGGTCCGCGTTCCTGTGAAACGCCTGTGAACGGCTCCGCAGAATGCCCGTCTTCCTGCGTTCTGCACAAAGGATGCAGCGGCATTCACGGACGTATTCCTTCAAAAATCATATTGTCGCAATGAAGCTCC
Protein-coding sequences here:
- a CDS encoding DUF2705 family protein, whose translation is MLCNNLNKQGTYVVLLCAVLFQALAGKYLIGYESPLMFCELEPHISGASGIVLSLMKVYFVVPFILLIFWGGAGNLISGYAVLEIVRNKSRYHIIGNAFSGAAAQLAMIVTAEVLIFFLIFHQAAGELKTEVWLQEIFRYYSGLFFVTIIMYFLELFTDMTVSFIIANLYFILSVVLPILLNSDGKNRFIGLLFPAYYAFSNDAGKSNFYAVSDFPMSDILYVIGLAFLVSIVFCRIYIRSDII
- a CDS encoding ATP-binding cassette domain-containing protein, translating into MLELVHVTKRLKKKTVLDDISYTFESGVVYGLFGVNGSGKTMLLRMLSGLIRPTEGKVIYEGKILHEEIPMLPDVGVVIENMELLPYYTAYENLIRLSKIKNVASQDDIRLALERVGLDPESELKVRKFSLGMKQRLNIAQAFFEKQKIILLDEPTNAVDHKGVQQIYDVIQQEKKRGALIVIATHHDNDLRNMCDEVLLMDSGKLMLQEGCDEENG
- a CDS encoding TrpB-like pyridoxal phosphate-dependent enzyme, translating into MTDKEKKIPYKIYLSENEMPTQYYNVRADMKKKPAPLLNPGTLKPMTAEELGHVFCDELVQQELNETDPYIDIPEEIRNFYKMYRPSPLVRAYCLEEKLQTPAKIYYKFEGNNTSGSHKLNSAIAQAYYAKKQGLKGVTTETGAGQWGTALSMACSYFGLDCKVFMVKVSYEQKPFRREVMRTYGASVTPSPSMETEVGKKINAEFPGTTGSLGCAISEAVEVATSTEGYRYVLGSVLSQVLLHQSVIGLETKIALDKYDIRPDIIIGCAGGGSNLGGLISPFAGEMLRGEADYRIIAVEPKSCPSLTRGKYVYDFCDTGEVCPLAKMYTLGSQFIPSPNHAGGLRFHGMSSIVSELYDQGYIEARAYEQTEVFAAAEEFARCEGILPAPESSHAIKGAMDEALKCKETGEEKTIVFGLTGTGYFDLTAYQQFNDGTMTDSIPTDEDIAASLAKVPQFPGNETK
- a CDS encoding MFS transporter, with product MTEITIRQQKNTLRMTVVTAFITTFMGSALNLSVPALEEQFQVSAALVGWVVTAFTLTVAAFSVPMGKLADATGRRRVLLIGIASFGVLSVLCIFSVNIWMMILFRGLQGVAASMIYATNNALLISVFPGSERGRVLGISTAATYVGLSMGPVIGGILNHRMGWQSIFAVTFFCTVLSFVLAWAGAPKTKPDPPQCRTDAAGNLLFIAMISLILYGLTNLTISRYGWLILICGLALAAAFILVEQRAEDPVIRLTMFTRDRVFAFSNLAALLNYGATFAISYLVSIYLQVVMGYSSQTAGVILICMPAVQALFSPLMGRLSDRVPPYKLASLGMGLCVAGLVMFSLLGLYTPFAWIIAAFVVEGFGFALFSSPNTNAVMSCVNKDEYSVANSILATMRTFGHSASMAIVTIVVGMGLGNAALTEAAPSQLVKTMHWCFLVFVVLCAIGTVLSLERKR
- the metA gene encoding homoserine O-acetyltransferase MetA, which encodes MPIKVPNNLPAVDTLTKENVFVMTDARAMTQDIRPLHILLLNLMPTKIETETQLTRLLGNTPLQIELELLQTGTHKARNVSQEHMLAFYKTFHEIRNNYYDGMIITGAPVELMEFEEVEYWDELCEIMEWSKSHVHSTFHICWGAQAALYYHYGIPKHVLQKKLSGVYEHHLDYKNGMLFRGFDDVFYVPHSRNTTVNREDIEAVSELKVIASSPEAGVFAVKSENDRQIFVMGHSEYDWDTLLNEYLRDKKAGLDPAVPDHYFPEDDDTQPPVVRWRSCANLLYSNWLNYFVYQSTPYDISTISREDLAPALQERADLKVAKFGGTSLATAVQFQKVAGILREDPARRYIVVSAPGKRRKDDVKITDMLIECAGNPELMDQRFIDITSRFREIVRGLKLSFDLDAELEKIRRDYEQNGSDAFLISRGNISVRGSWRNISGRILWTRQN
- a CDS encoding ACT domain-containing protein; amino-acid sequence: MAEYIGADFVDAAELILFDGQGNFLERESRRRIAEVLSGHERAVIPGFYGSGTDGRIVTFPRGGSDITGAAVAAGVTADIYENWTDVSGLLMADPKVVKNPLPVPVITYKELRELAFMGAEVMHEDVVFPVRKMGIPINIRNTDRPQDPGTLIVKNADYYPSVLKISGISGGTGYASIVVEKERLNEDEALRTTVMRIFGEQRIPILNILTGVDSLNIFVNEKDIRGHVRELTAQIRSAVSADKVTAATGIAMIAVVSRFMSSSPAIGAKVLTALASRRINVRMIDYGVEGISTLVGIDEGDYRNGVQAIYTEFIKK